From Brachionichthys hirsutus isolate HB-005 chromosome 2, CSIRO-AGI_Bhir_v1, whole genome shotgun sequence, one genomic window encodes:
- the olfml3a gene encoding olfactomedin-like protein 3B, with translation MELVFVLLVSSAWRPAGAQFYQFQGLLDYVGDRLSAAEDRMQFWHQQSHRCHAELQDFSQQTSEAADGLGRQHGELLEDLEGAAARVDRLEQEMDRVEAQTPPRACANEADKVVEQDQVRGEEEEDEEWEELYSRVSDCVEIIAAIRSVKILKSVGGPKGLWT, from the exons ATGGAGTTGGTGTTCGTCCTGCTGGTCTCCAGCGCCTGGCGTCCAGCCGGAGCCCAGTTCTACCAGTTCCAGGGCCTGCTGGACTACGTGGGGGACAGGCTATCGGCCGCGGAG GACCGGATGCAGTTTTGGCACCAGCAGTCCCATCGCTGCCACGCGGAGCTGCAGGACTTCAGTCAGCAAACGTCCGAGGCGGCGGACGGGCTGGGACGCCAACATGGCGAGCTGCTCGAGGACCTGGAAGGAGCCGCGGCCCGAGTGGACCGGCTGGAGCAGGAGATGGACCGCGTGGAGGCGCAGACCCCCCCGCGGGCCTGTGCCAATGAAGCCGACAAGGTGGTGGAGCAGGACCAGgttagaggagaggaagaggaggacgaggagtgggaggagctctACTCCAGGGTCTCCG ACTGCGTGGAGATCATCGCCGCCATCAGATCCGTGAAGATCCTGAAGAGCGTGGGCGGCCCGAAAGGCTTGTGGACC